In a genomic window of Sulfurisphaera tokodaii str. 7:
- a CDS encoding Nre family DNA repair protein, giving the protein MRKIPAELCVKCKGYKYLCGLPSCPILDRFRNIAVTVSKIKSSDKIQGATPPSIVVGERNYPKVSLVYNVPPSVIGEEAKDYENPEIWWGKKSLSDILSLRTSMISSLLSGINVNNPEVLYEKEVSITAVAEKPVLSEVYSENKEIIPKLKFDGILLPRGPSLKAKDIKIDENPKVPKPIEKLITDDVKAQQAILELYNNKQSVYTIINALSLGLLGKRKNRKIVPTRWAITAVDTTLGNFMLKEIKGLDTISEIFVYYNSYLGNYFHIILFPSKYRSIWIEIWHPLSLWANELVVSDLSEDYWGEYDFLDGGYMAARMSTIEKLYEMRKQAGIIIIREITSEYYAPVGNWHIRETVKRAFNNSPVKFDKLEDAIKYVNTRLRAKINLFEIKSIKSLITQRTIDEFLKK; this is encoded by the coding sequence TTGAGAAAGATACCAGCAGAATTATGCGTGAAGTGTAAAGGTTACAAATATTTATGTGGGTTACCCTCTTGTCCAATCCTAGATAGGTTTAGAAATATAGCAGTAACTGTTTCAAAAATTAAAAGCAGTGATAAAATTCAAGGAGCCACACCACCTAGTATTGTAGTTGGAGAACGAAATTATCCTAAAGTATCATTAGTATATAATGTTCCACCATCAGTAATTGGAGAAGAAGCTAAAGATTATGAAAATCCTGAAATTTGGTGGGGGAAGAAAAGCCTAAGTGATATACTATCTTTAAGAACCTCTATGATTTCTTCTCTGTTATCTGGGATTAATGTAAATAATCCAGAAGTACTGTATGAAAAGGAAGTTTCGATCACTGCAGTTGCTGAAAAACCCGTATTATCTGAAGTTTATAGTGAGAATAAAGAAATTATTCCTAAGTTAAAATTCGACGGAATTCTATTACCTAGAGGACCTTCTCTAAAAGCAAAGGATATAAAAATAGATGAGAATCCTAAAGTACCCAAACCAATTGAAAAACTAATAACAGACGATGTAAAAGCACAACAAGCAATTCTTGAGTTATACAATAACAAACAAAGTGTATACACTATAATTAATGCTCTTTCATTAGGTCTATTAGGGAAAAGAAAAAACAGAAAAATAGTACCTACAAGATGGGCAATAACAGCTGTAGATACTACTTTAGGCAATTTTATGCTTAAAGAAATAAAAGGCTTAGATACTATTAGTGAGATCTTTGTTTATTATAATTCGTACCTAGGAAATTATTTCCATATAATTTTATTTCCATCAAAATATAGATCTATATGGATAGAAATTTGGCATCCATTATCATTATGGGCTAATGAACTAGTAGTAAGTGATTTATCTGAAGACTATTGGGGAGAATATGACTTTCTTGATGGGGGTTATATGGCTGCACGAATGTCAACAATCGAGAAACTTTATGAAATGAGAAAACAAGCTGGAATCATAATTATAAGAGAGATCACAAGTGAATATTATGCACCAGTTGGAAACTGGCACATAAGAGAAACTGTAAAAAGAGCATTTAACAACTCTCCAGTGAAATTTGACAAACTGGAAGATGCAATTAAATACGTTAATACGAGACTAAGAGCTAAAATTAATTTATTTGAAATAAAAAGTATAAAAAGTCTAATTACACAAAGAACTATTGATGAGTTCTTAAAGAAGTAA
- the argF gene encoding ornithine carbamoyltransferase: MLKGKSLLCLLDFSKQEIEKMMEVSFQMKNFHMLRSVPRSLDGKTVAMLFEKPSTRTRVSFETAIRLLGGNPIVLNKSDIQLSRGEPVEDTARVLGRFVDGIAARVLKHETLELLAKYSNKPTINLLSDLSHPLQALADFMTIKEKFGEYTSLTFVGDGGDNVLVSLMAFVAKMGLEIKIASPKEFKPRDDIMKRIEEEAEKSGAIIEFYEDPYEAVRGSKVVYTDVWVSMGQESIAEKKKELLRNYRVSVDLMRYASKDAIFMHCLPAVRGEEVENEVIDGPKSAVWDQAENRLYTAMSVLSLLL; encoded by the coding sequence ATGTTAAAAGGAAAAAGCTTGTTATGCCTACTGGATTTTTCTAAACAGGAAATTGAAAAAATGATGGAAGTTTCTTTCCAAATGAAGAATTTCCATATGTTGAGATCAGTCCCAAGATCATTAGATGGAAAAACCGTAGCAATGTTATTTGAGAAACCCAGTACTAGGACAAGAGTAAGTTTTGAGACAGCAATTAGGTTATTAGGTGGCAATCCTATTGTATTAAACAAATCAGACATTCAGTTAAGTAGAGGAGAACCAGTAGAGGATACAGCAAGAGTTTTAGGGAGGTTTGTAGATGGAATAGCAGCAAGAGTTTTAAAACACGAAACACTAGAGTTGTTAGCTAAATACTCTAACAAACCTACTATAAATCTTTTAAGTGACCTTTCTCACCCTTTACAAGCATTAGCAGATTTTATGACAATAAAAGAAAAGTTTGGAGAATATACTTCACTCACTTTTGTAGGAGATGGGGGAGATAATGTGCTAGTGAGCTTAATGGCTTTTGTAGCTAAAATGGGTTTAGAAATTAAGATAGCTTCTCCCAAAGAATTTAAGCCCAGAGATGACATTATGAAAAGGATAGAAGAAGAAGCTGAAAAAAGCGGTGCGATAATTGAATTTTATGAGGATCCTTATGAAGCTGTGAGAGGTTCAAAGGTTGTATATACTGATGTTTGGGTTAGTATGGGTCAAGAAAGTATAGCTGAAAAAAAGAAAGAGCTATTGAGAAATTATAGAGTAAGTGTTGATTTAATGAGATATGCGAGTAAAGATGCGATATTTATGCACTGTCTGCCAGCAGTTAGAGGAGAAGAGGTAGAAAATGAAGTTATAGATGGGCCTAAGAGTGCGGTGTGGGATCAAGCTGAAAACAGGCTTTATACGGCAATGAGTGTTCTTTCATTACTTCTTTAA
- a CDS encoding DUF4443 domain-containing protein yields MEELLTLTKVTLPKKGNKPNFDEAHVLLALSIIEKEQPIGRHLLMKKLGLTEASTRTMIKRLKELGLITIDKVAGILITDLGKKILSNIRSKVTISNEIELTSINWKSELIKIKNGRIILEKMGLLNLRDLIIKQGATRTLIAVINEEGRIELPPKTFDESEEIKKLKEELQSKVNKLEINDLIIVFEPVNQHLAYKIALAILTSA; encoded by the coding sequence GTGGAAGAACTATTAACATTAACTAAAGTTACTTTACCAAAGAAAGGAAATAAACCAAACTTTGATGAGGCTCATGTGTTATTAGCCCTAAGCATAATAGAAAAAGAACAGCCTATAGGTAGACATTTATTGATGAAAAAGTTAGGACTGACAGAGGCTTCAACAAGGACTATGATAAAGCGATTAAAAGAACTAGGATTAATTACCATAGATAAAGTGGCCGGAATATTAATAACAGATTTAGGAAAGAAAATCTTGAGCAATATTAGAAGTAAAGTTACAATATCAAATGAGATTGAACTTACTAGTATCAATTGGAAAAGTGAATTAATTAAAATAAAAAATGGGAGAATTATACTAGAAAAAATGGGACTATTAAATTTAAGAGACTTAATCATTAAACAAGGTGCTACTAGAACTTTAATAGCAGTTATCAATGAAGAGGGAAGAATAGAATTACCACCTAAAACCTTTGATGAAAGTGAAGAAATAAAAAAGTTAAAGGAAGAATTGCAAAGTAAAGTTAATAAGTTGGAAATAAATGATCTTATTATCGTATTTGAACCAGTTAATCAACACTTAGCTTATAAAATCGCTCTTGCAATTTTAACTAGTGCTTAA
- a CDS encoding ATP-NAD kinase family protein, giving the protein MLKKIGFLVNPIAGSGGRIGHKGSDDLYIENLETPLKIKRFLSLAPKKGVEYIVAENKMGEIYFNNDFKFTVIETLNKEKTTREDTIYVTNRFLELKCDIIVFAGGDGTARDIYSVVDQKIPILGIPSGVKMHSGVFANTPEAAAIILTKYVNGEATLTDAEILDVDEEEYRKGRYEVKLYGIAKTVTFGNYLTPSKEEIISNEEELEAIAEYVINNLIRDNEYYIFGSGSTVKYILKKLGYKTNFLAIDVTYGKKLVKTSVNYYDLLNLTGELNLILTPIGKQGFLIGRGNQEIGPEVLQKIRRDKIIIVSTRSKLNTIECLRIDTGNPLLDRKFQGIYKVIVGYEEFVAIKTCDNTSVVDNDIT; this is encoded by the coding sequence GTGCTTAAAAAAATAGGATTTTTAGTTAACCCAATAGCTGGAAGTGGTGGAAGAATAGGACATAAAGGCAGTGACGATTTATATATTGAAAACCTTGAAACCCCACTAAAAATAAAGAGGTTTCTTTCATTAGCACCTAAAAAAGGAGTCGAATATATAGTAGCAGAAAATAAAATGGGTGAAATTTATTTTAATAATGATTTTAAATTTACTGTTATAGAAACATTAAATAAAGAAAAAACAACCAGAGAAGATACAATATATGTAACTAATCGATTTCTTGAGCTAAAATGCGATATAATAGTTTTTGCTGGGGGTGATGGTACGGCCAGAGATATCTATTCCGTTGTAGATCAAAAGATACCGATTTTAGGAATCCCTAGTGGTGTAAAAATGCACAGCGGTGTATTTGCCAATACTCCCGAAGCTGCGGCAATAATTTTAACTAAATACGTAAATGGTGAAGCAACGCTAACAGACGCTGAAATATTAGATGTAGATGAAGAAGAATACAGAAAAGGTAGATATGAGGTAAAATTATATGGAATAGCTAAAACAGTAACGTTTGGAAATTATCTAACTCCTAGCAAGGAAGAAATAATAAGCAATGAAGAAGAGTTAGAGGCTATTGCAGAATATGTTATTAATAATCTAATTAGAGACAACGAATATTATATATTTGGAAGCGGAAGTACTGTAAAATATATCCTTAAAAAATTAGGATATAAAACTAATTTTTTAGCTATTGATGTTACATATGGAAAAAAACTCGTAAAAACTTCTGTTAATTATTATGATTTATTGAATTTGACTGGGGAGTTAAATTTAATCTTAACACCAATAGGTAAACAAGGATTTTTGATAGGAAGGGGAAATCAAGAGATTGGACCAGAAGTGCTTCAAAAAATTAGGAGAGATAAGATAATAATAGTATCTACGAGGTCAAAGTTAAACACAATAGAATGTTTGAGAATAGATACCGGAAATCCGTTATTAGATAGGAAATTTCAAGGTATTTATAAAGTTATAGTAGGATATGAAGAATTTGTCGCGATTAAAACTTGTGATAATACCAGTGTAGTAGATAATGATATTACCTAA
- the thsA gene encoding thermosome subunit alpha: protein MANAPVLLLKEGTQRSSGRDALKNNILAAVTLAEMLKSSLGPRGLDKMLIDSFGDVTITNDGATIVKEMEIQHPAAKLLVEAAKAQDAEVGDGTTSAVVLAGLLLDKADDLLDQNIHPTIIIEGYKKALNKSLEIIDQLATKIDVSNLNSLATRDQLKKIVYTTMSSKFIAGGEEMDKIMNMVIDAVSIVAEPLPEGGYNVPLDLIKIDKKKGGSIEDSMLVHGLVLDKEVVHPGMPRRVEKAKIAVLDAALEVEKPEISAKISITSPEQIKAFLDEEAKYLKDMVDKLASIGANVVICQKGIDDVAQHFLAKKGILAVRRVKRSDIEKLEKALGARIISSIKDATPEDLGYAELVEERRVGNDKMVFIEGAKNPKAVNILLRGSNDMALDEAERSINDALHSLRNVLMKPMIVAGGGAVETELALRLREYARSVGGKEQLAIEKFAEALEEIPMILAETAGMEPIQTLMDLRAKHAKGLINAGVDVMNGKIADDMLALNVLEPVRVKAQVLKSAVEAATAILKIDDLIAAAPLKSGEKKGEKKEGGEEEKSSTPSSLE from the coding sequence ATGGCAAACGCCCCAGTCTTATTACTAAAAGAAGGCACTCAAAGATCTTCAGGAAGGGATGCTTTAAAGAATAACATTTTAGCAGCAGTTACTTTAGCTGAAATGTTAAAAAGTAGTTTAGGACCAAGAGGATTAGATAAAATGCTTATTGATAGCTTCGGAGATGTCACTATAACCAATGACGGTGCTACTATAGTAAAGGAAATGGAAATTCAGCATCCAGCAGCAAAGCTTTTAGTCGAGGCAGCAAAAGCTCAAGACGCCGAAGTAGGTGATGGTACAACTTCAGCAGTTGTTCTTGCAGGGCTGTTATTAGATAAGGCGGATGATTTATTAGACCAAAACATTCATCCAACAATAATTATTGAAGGGTATAAGAAAGCTCTAAATAAATCCTTAGAAATTATTGATCAACTAGCTACTAAAATTGATGTATCTAACTTAAATTCACTTGCTACGAGAGATCAGTTAAAGAAGATAGTATATACAACAATGTCTAGTAAATTCATAGCTGGCGGAGAAGAGATGGATAAAATTATGAATATGGTAATTGATGCTGTCTCAATAGTTGCTGAACCCTTACCAGAAGGAGGATATAATGTACCATTGGATCTAATAAAGATTGATAAGAAAAAAGGAGGAAGCATCGAAGATAGTATGTTAGTTCATGGCCTAGTTTTAGATAAAGAAGTAGTTCATCCTGGAATGCCAAGAAGAGTTGAAAAAGCAAAAATTGCTGTATTAGATGCTGCATTAGAAGTAGAAAAACCAGAAATTTCAGCTAAAATCAGTATAACTAGCCCAGAACAGATTAAAGCTTTCCTTGATGAGGAAGCAAAGTATCTAAAAGATATGGTTGATAAATTAGCTTCAATTGGCGCTAATGTTGTAATCTGCCAGAAAGGTATTGATGATGTTGCACAACACTTCTTAGCAAAGAAAGGAATCTTAGCAGTTAGAAGAGTAAAGAGAAGTGATATTGAGAAGTTAGAGAAAGCACTTGGTGCTAGAATCATAAGTAGTATCAAGGATGCTACCCCAGAAGATTTAGGTTATGCTGAACTAGTAGAAGAAAGAAGAGTTGGTAATGACAAAATGGTATTCATTGAAGGTGCAAAGAATCCAAAGGCTGTAAACATATTATTAAGGGGTTCAAATGACATGGCATTAGATGAGGCTGAAAGAAGTATTAATGATGCATTACACTCATTAAGGAATGTATTAATGAAGCCAATGATTGTTGCTGGTGGTGGTGCTGTAGAGACTGAGTTAGCATTAAGATTGAGAGAATACGCAAGATCTGTGGGTGGCAAAGAACAATTAGCAATTGAAAAGTTTGCTGAGGCATTAGAAGAAATACCAATGATATTAGCTGAAACTGCTGGTATGGAGCCAATTCAGACATTAATGGATCTAAGAGCAAAGCATGCTAAAGGATTAATTAATGCTGGAGTTGATGTTATGAACGGAAAAATTGCTGATGATATGTTAGCTCTTAATGTATTAGAGCCAGTAAGAGTTAAAGCTCAAGTATTAAAGAGTGCTGTAGAAGCTGCTACCGCAATATTGAAGATTGATGATCTAATAGCAGCTGCTCCATTAAAGAGTGGAGAGAAGAAAGGAGAGAAGAAAGAAGGAGGAGAAGAAGAGAAATCATCAACTCCTTCTTCACTAGAATAA
- a CDS encoding arginine--tRNA ligase has protein sequence MNPIKEVKLEFAKILSERLSIDQNKIYENFEYPPKEQMGDVSLPLPTVTKNKELLNISDFPSGGKLIREIKKAGIYINGVINESELFKLIFTNFPEDYGIEKIQKPQRVVVEHTSANPIHPLHVGHLRNAILGDVIARMLKARGHEVNTRFYVNDAGRQVAILTLGYLLLGEPNPPRDEKIDQWIGVIYAITNILIEINQLKKELSSSNEEEYRQKISKLDELISLAGKHREKYPEIFDKLADEISKIENIEEKIQNIIKNYERHSDEKIVNVIRKLVNWTLEGFKDSLKILDIHFDNFDYESDLLWSKRVDEIVKLALSSKNIKEHKGTIALSLDLDPEARKRLNIPLGLELPPLVLVRSDGTTLYTTRDIAYSLYKFEVFYANKVINVIAEQQSVPQMQLRASLYLLGFKDIAENLIHYSYGMVNLQGMRMSGRLGRYISLDEIINEVKEVAENKIKEKGGDLNNLLDIVNSAIRYAILSVSANKPVSFNIKNIVDFDQNSGPYLQYTYARAYNILAKNEEKLDINKVDFSDIVDDKRRLLISIAKFPEVATKAVDELRPEDLLGFMRSIADIFNRWYNFERVLQEPNEGKRMLRLFIVKGVERILYNGLSIVGIKPLKRM, from the coding sequence GTGAATCCTATAAAAGAAGTGAAGCTCGAATTTGCTAAAATTTTATCGGAAAGGCTAAGCATTGATCAAAACAAAATATATGAGAATTTTGAGTACCCTCCAAAAGAACAAATGGGGGACGTTTCACTGCCATTACCAACAGTTACTAAGAATAAAGAATTGCTTAATATCTCTGATTTTCCCTCTGGTGGAAAACTTATAAGAGAGATTAAAAAAGCTGGTATATACATTAATGGTGTCATAAACGAATCTGAGCTCTTTAAACTTATTTTTACTAATTTTCCCGAGGATTATGGTATTGAAAAAATACAAAAACCCCAAAGGGTAGTGGTAGAGCATACCAGTGCCAATCCTATTCATCCCTTACATGTGGGTCATTTGAGAAATGCAATATTAGGTGATGTAATAGCTAGAATGCTAAAAGCTAGAGGGCATGAAGTTAATACAAGGTTTTATGTTAATGATGCTGGGAGGCAAGTTGCAATCCTTACTTTAGGTTATCTTTTATTAGGGGAACCAAACCCACCTAGAGATGAGAAAATAGATCAATGGATAGGTGTTATTTATGCTATAACTAACATTCTAATTGAGATAAATCAATTAAAGAAAGAACTTTCTAGTTCTAATGAAGAGGAATATAGACAAAAAATATCTAAATTAGACGAATTAATTTCACTTGCAGGCAAACATAGAGAAAAATATCCAGAAATATTTGATAAACTTGCTGATGAGATAAGTAAGATAGAAAATATAGAAGAAAAAATACAAAACATAATAAAAAATTATGAGAGACATAGTGATGAGAAAATTGTGAATGTAATTAGAAAATTAGTAAACTGGACATTAGAAGGTTTTAAAGACAGTTTAAAGATATTAGATATTCATTTTGATAATTTTGATTATGAAAGTGATTTATTATGGAGTAAGAGAGTAGATGAGATTGTAAAATTAGCTCTTTCTTCAAAAAATATAAAGGAGCATAAAGGTACTATAGCCCTCTCACTTGATTTAGATCCAGAGGCAAGGAAAAGACTTAATATTCCATTAGGGTTAGAACTTCCTCCCCTTGTTTTAGTTAGATCTGATGGAACAACTCTTTATACTACTAGAGATATAGCTTATTCTTTATATAAATTTGAAGTTTTCTATGCAAATAAAGTAATAAATGTTATAGCTGAACAGCAATCAGTTCCACAAATGCAATTAAGAGCATCATTATATCTTTTAGGTTTCAAAGATATAGCAGAGAATCTTATACACTATTCTTATGGTATGGTGAATTTACAAGGAATGAGAATGAGTGGCAGACTAGGTAGGTATATTTCTTTAGATGAAATAATAAATGAGGTAAAAGAAGTTGCTGAAAATAAAATAAAAGAAAAAGGAGGAGACTTAAATAATTTGCTAGATATTGTTAACTCAGCTATTAGATATGCTATTCTGTCAGTATCAGCAAATAAGCCTGTTTCTTTTAACATAAAGAATATAGTTGATTTTGATCAAAATAGTGGACCTTATTTACAATATACCTATGCTAGAGCATATAATATATTGGCTAAAAATGAAGAAAAATTAGATATTAATAAAGTAGATTTTAGTGATATAGTAGATGATAAGAGGCGTCTTTTAATATCAATCGCAAAATTCCCAGAAGTAGCTACTAAAGCTGTTGATGAATTAAGACCAGAAGATTTGTTAGGATTTATGAGGAGTATAGCAGATATATTTAACAGATGGTATAACTTTGAAAGAGTTTTACAAGAACCAAACGAAGGAAAAAGAATGCTAAGACTATTTATAGTTAAAGGTGTCGAAAGAATTCTATATAACGGTCTTAGTATTGTTGGAATAAAACCGTTAAAGAGGATGTAA
- a CDS encoding adenosylcobalamin-dependent ribonucleoside-diphosphate reductase, whose amino-acid sequence MQKADITILSLSKLKVLKRSGKVEEFKSDKIFSKLGIIPEDVMDGILNDIAQNAKDNAIDTRTIADIVERNLIEHSLDHPELMDLAKKYVLARIYNHVFGKGNWKGFDERDLLLTYNALKVLEARYLLKDPNTLRYIETPQMMFRRVAKHLANVERQYGRSESEVKQLEEKFYKIMSELKFLPNTPTLMNSGTRLGILSACFVIPVRDSMITPNGEGIYDALRAMAVVHQQGGGTGFDFSELRPKGDIVASTAGVASGPVSFMRIFDVSTDVVKQGGKRRGANMGVMHVWHPDIEEFIKSKTGQLKDTQLQNFNISVGVYDYFMQAVERGDVVPLINPRKTKIADWDYYMSKARGYMNEEWIQEVILSELEEKGGTVDLAESKIITIDEALVIAEKENAITQWVNARNLFDEIVKGAWDSGDPGLLFIDTINRRHPVWYLGKINATNPCGEEPLLPWESCNLGSINLEKFVVDGKIDWDGLAETIRYAVRLLDNVIDANRYPLKQIEEATKKTRKVGLGVMGLARMLIKLGIPYDSVDAVYLSYQLAKFIYYHAFKESIEIAKEKGSFPAYDAKLYKDIWESAKDFYEILEIMGIKDKPSDYVKKLTSIVDKLDFDKLKEDRIKYGLRNATVVSVAPTGTISIIAGTSSSIEPLFALAFIRNVAVGKFMEIDPLFLDYLRKYELDNPEVVKKIAETGMIGDNPFMPKSMRKVFRTAHEVSPEYHLLHQAAWQQWNDSGTSKTINLRSEEPPETVERVYMLAWKLGIKGVTVYRDKSKSQQVIYFGIKKEREEVKKEEEKKIQQLLPSSLRIQKKFVEVSETYAGGCKTCEL is encoded by the coding sequence ATGCAAAAAGCTGATATTACCATCCTCTCACTCTCAAAGCTTAAGGTTCTCAAAAGAAGTGGTAAGGTTGAAGAGTTTAAATCTGATAAGATATTTTCAAAGCTAGGAATTATACCAGAAGACGTAATGGATGGAATACTTAATGATATAGCTCAAAATGCTAAAGATAATGCTATAGATACAAGAACTATAGCAGATATCGTCGAAAGGAACCTGATTGAGCACTCTTTGGATCATCCAGAATTAATGGATCTCGCAAAGAAGTATGTTTTAGCTAGGATTTATAATCATGTATTTGGTAAGGGCAATTGGAAAGGTTTTGATGAAAGAGATTTATTGTTAACATATAATGCGTTAAAAGTATTAGAAGCAAGGTATTTGTTAAAGGATCCAAACACTTTACGTTATATTGAAACACCACAGATGATGTTTAGGAGGGTAGCAAAACATTTGGCTAATGTAGAAAGACAATATGGTAGATCTGAGAGTGAGGTTAAACAATTAGAGGAGAAGTTTTATAAAATAATGTCTGAGTTAAAGTTCTTACCAAATACACCAACTCTAATGAATAGTGGTACAAGATTGGGAATTTTGTCTGCATGTTTTGTAATTCCAGTTAGGGATTCAATGATTACTCCAAATGGTGAAGGTATATACGATGCATTAAGGGCTATGGCTGTTGTTCATCAACAAGGTGGAGGTACTGGATTTGACTTCTCCGAATTAAGACCTAAGGGGGATATTGTGGCTTCTACTGCAGGTGTAGCTTCAGGTCCAGTGTCATTTATGAGAATATTTGATGTATCTACTGATGTTGTAAAGCAAGGAGGTAAGAGAAGAGGAGCAAATATGGGTGTTATGCATGTATGGCACCCTGATATAGAGGAGTTTATTAAATCAAAGACTGGTCAATTAAAAGATACGCAATTACAGAACTTTAATATTTCAGTAGGAGTTTATGATTATTTTATGCAAGCTGTAGAGAGAGGCGATGTTGTACCATTAATTAACCCTAGGAAGACTAAGATTGCTGATTGGGATTATTACATGTCTAAGGCTAGAGGTTATATGAATGAGGAGTGGATACAAGAGGTTATATTGTCAGAATTGGAAGAGAAGGGCGGTACGGTTGATCTTGCTGAAAGTAAGATAATAACTATTGATGAGGCTTTAGTAATTGCTGAGAAAGAAAATGCTATAACACAATGGGTTAATGCTAGGAATTTGTTCGATGAAATTGTAAAAGGTGCTTGGGACTCTGGTGATCCAGGATTACTATTCATAGACACAATAAATAGGCGCCACCCAGTGTGGTATTTAGGGAAGATAAACGCTACAAACCCATGTGGTGAGGAACCCTTATTACCCTGGGAAAGCTGTAATTTAGGTTCTATCAATTTAGAAAAATTTGTTGTGGATGGTAAGATTGATTGGGATGGTTTAGCTGAAACTATTCGTTATGCTGTTAGGCTTTTAGATAATGTAATAGATGCTAATCGTTATCCATTAAAGCAGATTGAGGAAGCTACTAAGAAGACTAGGAAAGTTGGCTTAGGTGTTATGGGTTTAGCTAGAATGTTAATTAAGCTAGGCATACCTTATGACTCTGTTGATGCTGTGTACTTATCTTATCAACTAGCCAAGTTCATTTATTATCACGCTTTTAAGGAGTCAATTGAGATTGCTAAAGAAAAAGGTTCATTCCCAGCTTATGATGCAAAACTGTACAAAGACATATGGGAGAGTGCAAAGGACTTTTACGAAATACTTGAAATTATGGGTATTAAGGATAAGCCTAGCGATTATGTGAAGAAACTCACCTCAATTGTTGATAAATTAGACTTTGATAAACTTAAGGAGGATAGGATAAAGTATGGATTAAGAAATGCTACTGTAGTCTCAGTAGCACCTACGGGCACAATTTCAATTATTGCCGGTACTTCATCATCAATAGAGCCACTGTTTGCATTAGCATTCATAAGAAATGTTGCTGTAGGAAAGTTCATGGAAATTGACCCACTATTCCTAGATTACTTAAGGAAATATGAGCTAGATAATCCAGAGGTTGTCAAAAAAATAGCTGAGACTGGCATGATTGGTGATAATCCATTTATGCCAAAAAGTATGAGGAAAGTATTTAGGACTGCACATGAAGTATCACCAGAGTATCATTTGCTGCATCAAGCTGCTTGGCAACAGTGGAACGATTCGGGTACTTCAAAGACAATAAACTTAAGGAGTGAGGAACCACCAGAAACTGTTGAAAGAGTATACATGTTGGCATGGAAGCTTGGAATTAAGGGCGTTACTGTATATAGGGATAAATCTAAGAGCCAACAAGTAATTTACTTTGGAATAAAGAAAGAAAGGGAAGAAGTTAAGAAAGAAGAGGAAAAAAAGATACAGCAATTATTACCATCTTCACTAAGAATCCAGAAAAAATTTGTTGAAGTAAGCGAGACATATGCCGGTGGATGCAAAACGTGTGAATTATAA
- a CDS encoding transcriptional regulator, with amino-acid sequence MQLILPCEYSVKEILPAIRALIAEKLVEEKNLSIYKTADLMGLTPAAVENYLKKRRGTAVKEILRRDKEFMEFLENFSDKVVKEKDINSISSYYCILCAEGKKVLNKNGYKLSHCIVESALGAYNFSLKE; translated from the coding sequence ATGCAGTTAATCCTTCCTTGTGAGTATTCAGTTAAAGAGATTTTGCCAGCTATTAGGGCGCTAATAGCTGAAAAACTTGTTGAAGAAAAAAATCTTTCTATATATAAGACTGCTGATTTAATGGGTTTAACTCCTGCTGCTGTAGAGAACTATTTAAAGAAGAGAAGAGGTACTGCTGTTAAAGAGATTTTAAGAAGAGATAAAGAATTTATGGAATTCCTAGAGAATTTTAGTGATAAAGTAGTTAAGGAAAAGGATATAAATTCTATATCATCTTATTATTGTATTTTATGCGCTGAAGGTAAAAAAGTGTTAAATAAAAATGGTTACAAGCTGTCACATTGTATTGTTGAAAGTGCTCTAGGAGCTTATAATTTTTCTCTTAAGGAATGA